Genomic segment of Kibdelosporangium phytohabitans:
GTCCGCGCCTTCCCAACCCGCGACCAGGTGCGCGTAGTTCGGTGACACCGCGGCGAACCCGCCGAAAGCCGCGTCCACGTGCAGCCAGAACTCGTAGCGCTGTTTGAGCGCGACGACGGCCTGGATGTCGTCGAAGTCGACGGTGTTCACGGTCCCGGCGTTGGCGACGACGATCGCGGGGCCACTCCGCAACGCCGCCTCGAGCGCGGAGACGTCCACAGCCTCACGGCCGGGCAGGGTCGGCAGGGTGACGACGTGACGACGTCCCACACCGAGTATCGACAACGACTTGCCGATGCTGGAATGCGGCGACCCGGACAACACCCGGATGTCACCGAGGGCGCCGACACCGTCCTCGGTCACGGACACACCGGCCTGCTCACCGAGCCACTCCCGGCCGATCGCGAGACCGACGAGGTTCGACATCGTCGCTCCGCTGACGAACGCACCGGCGAGCGGCAGCCCGAACAACTCACCCAGCCACCCGATGGCCTCCCGTTCGATGCCGGCGGCAGCGGACCCGGTACCGGTGTTGGCGTTCTGGTCGGCGGCGGCGGTCAACCAGTCACCGGCGAGCGCGGCCGGAGTGGCGCCGCCGGTGACGAATCCCAGATACCGCGGCCCGGCACTGCCGGAAAGCCCGGACTCCCAGCGCGCCCCGAACAGCTCGAGAGCGGCGACGAGCCCGTCGCCGCTCTCGGGCAACGCCAGCGGCGCCGGATTCAGGGCCGCGGCGGCGACCGGCCGGTCGTCGAGGCTGCCGAGGACGCGTTGCGCGGCCAGCCGCGCCCGGTCGAGCAAGGCGGGCAGATCGGCCAGGTCAGCGGCGAGCTCGGCGAACATGGCGGAAGACTATCCCGGTGACCGTCCGGCCGGGCGGGCGAACGTGGTCCATAGTGGGAGCGTGGACCGACCCGCTTTCGTACTGCACGACCACCGCAAACCCAGGCCGCACTTCGACCTGCGGCTGGAGGAGGACGGCGTGCTCAGATCGTGGGCGGTCCCGCGCGGAATGCCCGAGCAGGGCGAGAACCGGCTCGCGGTGCCGGTCCCGGACCACGACCTCGA
This window contains:
- a CDS encoding pyridoxal phosphate-dependent decarboxylase family protein; amino-acid sequence: MFAELAADLADLPALLDRARLAAQRVLGSLDDRPVAAAALNPAPLALPESGDGLVAALELFGARWESGLSGSAGPRYLGFVTGGATPAALAGDWLTAAADQNANTGTGSAAAGIEREAIGWLGELFGLPLAGAFVSGATMSNLVGLAIGREWLGEQAGVSVTEDGVGALGDIRVLSGSPHSSIGKSLSILGVGRRHVVTLPTLPGREAVDVSALEAALRSGPAIVVANAGTVNTVDFDDIQAVVALKQRYEFWLHVDAAFGGFAAVSPNYAHLVAGWEGADSVCVDLHKWLNVPYDSAVQFTRRPDLQAEVFHNAGSYLGLPGEHPEFMHLTPETSRRLRALPAWFTLAAYGRAGHRDIVERNVDSARALGERVDGSDRFRLLAPVRLNVVCFTTTGDERVGDVLDAVSRSGEAFLTPTVYQGVPAIRAAFSNWRTGPADVGRVCSALGM